The proteins below are encoded in one region of Myxocyprinus asiaticus isolate MX2 ecotype Aquarium Trade chromosome 13, UBuf_Myxa_2, whole genome shotgun sequence:
- the aimp2 gene encoding aminoacyl tRNA synthase complex-interacting multifunctional protein 2 isoform X2, protein MDHTRKDDEDMNGEVDPAIKALEARQDEILKRLHELKATVDGISKTVTTPDADLDATTLSHGPSASVFKDTADLDSLLGKDLGALRDIVVNANPASPPLSLLVLHGLLCQRYKVLSTVHIHSSLTAVPPPLLTCLGPRHIDSYARHRFQLGFTLIWKDVSKLQMKFNTEKMCPIEGEANIARFLYRLLAAEPQDPIAVTQMDCWIDTAVFQLAEGGNKERAAVLRSLNGALGHSPWLLGQEFSLADIVCACCVLRAGQSTSAPANVQRWLKSCQNLGHFDCVSALLQ, encoded by the exons ATGGATCATACTCGGAAGGATGATGAAGACATG AATGGGGAAGTGGATCCGGCTATAAAAGCTCTGGAAGCTCGTCAGGACGAGATCTTGAAAAGACTGCATGAACTAAAGGCAACTGTTGATGGCATCTCAAAGACAGTGACCACTCCTGATGCAGACCTGGACGCCACAACACTCTCACATGGACCATCTGCATCTGTGTTTAAAGACACAGCAGATCTGGACTCCCTATTGGGCAAG GACCTGGGTGCATTGAGGGACATTGTGGTAAACGCCAACCCCGCCAGTCCTCCTCTGTCTCTGCTGGTCCTTCATGGACTGCTGTGCCAGCGGTACAAGGTGCTGTCCACTGTACACATCCACTCCTCCTTGACCGCCGTACCCCCTCCGCTGCTGACCTGCCTGGGCCCGCGGCACATAGACAGCTACGCTCGCCATCGCTTCCAGCTCGGCTTCACCCTCATATGGAAAGATG TGTCAAAACTGCAGATGAAGTTCAACACAGAGAAAATGTGTCCCATTGAGGGCGAGGCCAACATCGCTCGCTTCCTCTACCGTCTTTTGGCCGCTGAACCACAAGACCCCATCGCCGTCACTCAAATGGACTGCTGGATCGATACGGCAGTCTTCCAGCTGGCTGAGGGGGGCAATAAGGAGCGAGCAGCCGTGCTGAGGTCACTAAACGGGGCTCTGGGTCATTCGCCATGGCTTCTAGGTCAGGAGTTCTCACTTGCCGACATTGTGTGTGCCTGTTGCGTTCTGCGAGCCGGCCAGAGCACCTCTGCACCTGCCAACGTACAGCGCTGGCTCAAGTCCTGCCAGAACCTGGGCCATTTCGACTGCGTGTCTGCATTACTGCAGTGA
- the aimp2 gene encoding aminoacyl tRNA synthase complex-interacting multifunctional protein 2 isoform X1, with the protein MPMYQVKPVSPGDIKIDLPTCMYKLPNIHAQGMSCSEHALQNGEVDPAIKALEARQDEILKRLHELKATVDGISKTVTTPDADLDATTLSHGPSASVFKDTADLDSLLGKDLGALRDIVVNANPASPPLSLLVLHGLLCQRYKVLSTVHIHSSLTAVPPPLLTCLGPRHIDSYARHRFQLGFTLIWKDVSKLQMKFNTEKMCPIEGEANIARFLYRLLAAEPQDPIAVTQMDCWIDTAVFQLAEGGNKERAAVLRSLNGALGHSPWLLGQEFSLADIVCACCVLRAGQSTSAPANVQRWLKSCQNLGHFDCVSALLQ; encoded by the exons ATGCCCATGTACCAGGTAAAGCCCGTCAGTCCCGGTGACATAAAGATTGATTTGCCAACGTGCATGTACAAGTTACCGAATATCCACGCGCAGGGAATGAGCTGCAGCGAGCACGCGCTCCAG AATGGGGAAGTGGATCCGGCTATAAAAGCTCTGGAAGCTCGTCAGGACGAGATCTTGAAAAGACTGCATGAACTAAAGGCAACTGTTGATGGCATCTCAAAGACAGTGACCACTCCTGATGCAGACCTGGACGCCACAACACTCTCACATGGACCATCTGCATCTGTGTTTAAAGACACAGCAGATCTGGACTCCCTATTGGGCAAG GACCTGGGTGCATTGAGGGACATTGTGGTAAACGCCAACCCCGCCAGTCCTCCTCTGTCTCTGCTGGTCCTTCATGGACTGCTGTGCCAGCGGTACAAGGTGCTGTCCACTGTACACATCCACTCCTCCTTGACCGCCGTACCCCCTCCGCTGCTGACCTGCCTGGGCCCGCGGCACATAGACAGCTACGCTCGCCATCGCTTCCAGCTCGGCTTCACCCTCATATGGAAAGATG TGTCAAAACTGCAGATGAAGTTCAACACAGAGAAAATGTGTCCCATTGAGGGCGAGGCCAACATCGCTCGCTTCCTCTACCGTCTTTTGGCCGCTGAACCACAAGACCCCATCGCCGTCACTCAAATGGACTGCTGGATCGATACGGCAGTCTTCCAGCTGGCTGAGGGGGGCAATAAGGAGCGAGCAGCCGTGCTGAGGTCACTAAACGGGGCTCTGGGTCATTCGCCATGGCTTCTAGGTCAGGAGTTCTCACTTGCCGACATTGTGTGTGCCTGTTGCGTTCTGCGAGCCGGCCAGAGCACCTCTGCACCTGCCAACGTACAGCGCTGGCTCAAGTCCTGCCAGAACCTGGGCCATTTCGACTGCGTGTCTGCATTACTGCAGTGA
- the aimp2 gene encoding aminoacyl tRNA synthase complex-interacting multifunctional protein 2 isoform X3: MPMYQNGEVDPAIKALEARQDEILKRLHELKATVDGISKTVTTPDADLDATTLSHGPSASVFKDTADLDSLLGKDLGALRDIVVNANPASPPLSLLVLHGLLCQRYKVLSTVHIHSSLTAVPPPLLTCLGPRHIDSYARHRFQLGFTLIWKDVSKLQMKFNTEKMCPIEGEANIARFLYRLLAAEPQDPIAVTQMDCWIDTAVFQLAEGGNKERAAVLRSLNGALGHSPWLLGQEFSLADIVCACCVLRAGQSTSAPANVQRWLKSCQNLGHFDCVSALLQ; the protein is encoded by the exons ATGCCCATGTACCAG AATGGGGAAGTGGATCCGGCTATAAAAGCTCTGGAAGCTCGTCAGGACGAGATCTTGAAAAGACTGCATGAACTAAAGGCAACTGTTGATGGCATCTCAAAGACAGTGACCACTCCTGATGCAGACCTGGACGCCACAACACTCTCACATGGACCATCTGCATCTGTGTTTAAAGACACAGCAGATCTGGACTCCCTATTGGGCAAG GACCTGGGTGCATTGAGGGACATTGTGGTAAACGCCAACCCCGCCAGTCCTCCTCTGTCTCTGCTGGTCCTTCATGGACTGCTGTGCCAGCGGTACAAGGTGCTGTCCACTGTACACATCCACTCCTCCTTGACCGCCGTACCCCCTCCGCTGCTGACCTGCCTGGGCCCGCGGCACATAGACAGCTACGCTCGCCATCGCTTCCAGCTCGGCTTCACCCTCATATGGAAAGATG TGTCAAAACTGCAGATGAAGTTCAACACAGAGAAAATGTGTCCCATTGAGGGCGAGGCCAACATCGCTCGCTTCCTCTACCGTCTTTTGGCCGCTGAACCACAAGACCCCATCGCCGTCACTCAAATGGACTGCTGGATCGATACGGCAGTCTTCCAGCTGGCTGAGGGGGGCAATAAGGAGCGAGCAGCCGTGCTGAGGTCACTAAACGGGGCTCTGGGTCATTCGCCATGGCTTCTAGGTCAGGAGTTCTCACTTGCCGACATTGTGTGTGCCTGTTGCGTTCTGCGAGCCGGCCAGAGCACCTCTGCACCTGCCAACGTACAGCGCTGGCTCAAGTCCTGCCAGAACCTGGGCCATTTCGACTGCGTGTCTGCATTACTGCAGTGA